From one Gemmatimonadota bacterium genomic stretch:
- a CDS encoding RNA polymerase sigma factor yields MPATDAPAVEPPHLEAEPSDDELVGRARAGDARALDRLTTRHLGSVYRLVLGIVGDPDVAQDATQDACVKAVRALSGFRGDAPYRSWVLAIAANEARTHLRRVRARPSVALEDAPPLVAPGPTAEEGVVVADEGGRMRAALQRLPEKQRRSVELRVYEGLSFREIGTLIDSSEGAARVNYHHGVRRLRELLNP; encoded by the coding sequence ATGCCTGCGACCGACGCGCCGGCGGTGGAGCCTCCACACCTGGAGGCGGAGCCGAGCGATGACGAGCTGGTCGGGCGGGCGCGGGCGGGAGACGCCCGCGCCCTCGACCGGCTCACGACGCGTCATCTGGGCTCCGTCTATCGGTTGGTCCTGGGCATCGTCGGCGATCCAGACGTCGCCCAGGACGCCACGCAGGACGCGTGCGTGAAGGCCGTCCGCGCCCTGTCCGGCTTCCGGGGGGACGCGCCGTATCGGAGCTGGGTGCTCGCCATTGCGGCCAACGAGGCCCGTACGCACCTCCGGCGGGTGCGGGCCCGGCCGTCGGTGGCGCTCGAGGATGCGCCCCCGCTGGTGGCGCCGGGACCGACTGCGGAGGAAGGCGTGGTCGTGGCCGACGAAGGCGGTCGCATGCGCGCCGCGCTGCAGCGGCTGCCGGAGAAGCAGCGGCGCTCGGTCGAGCTGCGCGTGTACGAGGGGCTCAGCTTCCGCGAGATCGGAACGCTGATCGATTCCAGCGAAGGCGCGGCGCGCGTGAACTACCACCACGGGGTCCGACGACTCCGGGAGCTGCTGAACCCATGA
- a CDS encoding DUF5683 domain-containing protein — protein MRNPGTAAVLSLFVPGVGQIYNGTLFRALFWLIITPGFWIGTGGLLGWICHLASAWTAYRYAQEHPMR, from the coding sequence ATGCGCAATCCAGGCACCGCGGCTGTGCTCAGCCTCTTCGTGCCCGGCGTGGGTCAGATCTACAACGGCACCCTGTTTCGGGCGCTGTTCTGGCTGATCATCACGCCCGGCTTCTGGATCGGGACCGGCGGCCTGCTCGGGTGGATCTGCCACCTGGCCTCGGCGTGGACGGCCTACCGGTACGCACAGGAGCACCCGATGCGGTGA
- a CDS encoding polymer-forming cytoskeletal protein → MGRAGTERGVGFWVPASDPRWGWVGRWAISITVAGFLLWAPGEAATQQIRWQDVPSSLRDEVRTLWESPETDRFRGDTRIHDGVTAAGNVAVVDGTLRVDGVVDGSVLVQGGDLVFGSGGWVEGDVILLGGRLRGSADGHVGGTVTVDRVSDAEPSRRARERRAPSPRREPRDRDRSFRGPEATITARVGPTYNRVEGLPIGLGPRIRTAGATPLELEALAIWRTESGFDADADDLGYSVRLEQRLGRYSGAYLGGHLYSRVQAIEDWGLPDAEASLATLVLHQDYRDYVNVEGWSASAGVRLFDEEARFGLVYRDERFGSLGVGDPWTLTDRDDPWRPQPLVAEGALRSLGVEVTAGDPDGQDAYRGGWYVHARVQAGLEGTLERPALDLPGPGTVPATSFDGADLRHGFVDLRRYAPLGPDARLNLRVVAGGALNDRPLPPQWQHAFGGAGSLPGHRLFAADCGARAARGLLASTGRPAFARYGCDRFALAQVEYRGSVFLDFDWGDDGRRRGPDDWGNWEDWDDESPWVELGFDWSLFFDAGRGWVVDEPGDPAPGRADTDTVMDAGAGIWISDLGLLLAVPLDGDEHPVRFLVRFEHRF, encoded by the coding sequence ATGGGACGGGCCGGGACGGAGCGAGGGGTCGGGTTCTGGGTGCCGGCGAGCGATCCCCGGTGGGGGTGGGTGGGCCGGTGGGCGATCTCCATCACCGTCGCCGGATTCCTGCTGTGGGCGCCGGGGGAGGCCGCCACCCAGCAGATCCGCTGGCAGGACGTGCCGTCCTCGCTTCGCGACGAGGTCCGGACCCTCTGGGAGAGCCCGGAGACGGACCGCTTCCGGGGAGACACCCGGATCCACGACGGGGTGACCGCGGCGGGCAACGTCGCCGTCGTGGACGGCACGCTACGGGTCGACGGGGTGGTGGACGGGAGCGTGCTGGTCCAGGGCGGCGACCTCGTCTTCGGATCGGGTGGCTGGGTGGAAGGCGACGTGATCCTGCTCGGCGGTCGGCTGCGGGGCTCGGCGGACGGGCACGTGGGAGGCACCGTGACCGTGGACCGGGTGAGCGACGCGGAGCCGTCGCGACGGGCCCGCGAGCGGCGCGCGCCCTCTCCGCGGCGGGAGCCACGCGACCGCGACCGGTCCTTCCGCGGGCCGGAGGCGACGATCACGGCGCGCGTCGGGCCGACCTACAACCGCGTGGAGGGGCTGCCGATCGGGCTGGGCCCGCGGATCCGCACGGCGGGCGCCACCCCACTGGAGTTGGAGGCCCTCGCCATCTGGCGGACCGAGAGCGGCTTCGACGCGGACGCGGACGACCTGGGCTACTCCGTGCGGCTGGAGCAGCGCCTGGGCCGTTACTCCGGGGCCTATCTGGGGGGCCATCTCTATTCCCGGGTGCAGGCGATCGAGGACTGGGGGCTCCCCGACGCCGAAGCCTCGCTGGCCACGCTCGTCCTGCACCAGGACTACCGCGACTACGTGAACGTGGAGGGGTGGTCCGCGTCCGCCGGGGTGCGGCTGTTCGACGAGGAAGCGCGGTTCGGGCTCGTGTACCGGGACGAGCGCTTCGGATCGCTGGGCGTCGGCGATCCCTGGACGCTCACCGACCGGGATGATCCGTGGCGGCCCCAGCCGCTCGTGGCCGAAGGCGCGCTGCGGTCGCTCGGGGTGGAGGTCACCGCGGGTGATCCCGACGGCCAGGACGCCTACCGCGGGGGGTGGTACGTGCACGCGCGGGTGCAGGCCGGGCTCGAGGGCACGCTCGAACGTCCCGCGCTCGATCTGCCCGGGCCCGGAACGGTGCCGGCCACGTCGTTCGATGGCGCGGACCTCCGCCACGGATTCGTGGATCTGCGCCGCTATGCTCCGCTGGGCCCCGACGCGCGCCTGAACCTGCGGGTGGTGGCGGGCGGTGCCCTGAACGACCGGCCTCTACCGCCGCAGTGGCAGCATGCATTCGGAGGTGCGGGGAGCCTGCCGGGACACCGACTCTTCGCCGCGGACTGCGGTGCGCGCGCCGCGCGGGGTCTGCTGGCCAGCACGGGTCGCCCGGCGTTCGCGCGCTACGGCTGCGACCGCTTCGCGCTCGCGCAGGTGGAGTACCGCGGCAGCGTGTTCCTCGACTTCGACTGGGGCGACGACGGCCGCAGGCGCGGCCCCGACGACTGGGGCAACTGGGAGGACTGGGACGACGAGAGCCCCTGGGTGGAGCTGGGCTTCGACTGGTCGCTGTTCTTCGACGCCGGTCGGGGATGGGTCGTGGACGAGCCGGGGGATCCCGCGCCCGGCCGGGCCGACACCGACACCGTGATGGACGCCGGCGCGGGCATCTGGATCAGCGATCTGGGATTGCTCCTGGCGGTGCCGTTGGACGGGGACGAGCATCCCGTCCGCTTCCTGGTCCGCTTCGAGCACCGCTTCTGA
- a CDS encoding metalloregulator ArsR/SmtB family transcription factor, translated as MRAVRSVQTDERSLERLAQIFQLLASPARLRIVEALLEHELCVCDLAAVVGVSESAVSHHLRQMRQLHVVRYRRDGRMAYYRLADDHIIDLFRIGLEHARE; from the coding sequence GTGCGCGCCGTGCGCTCCGTCCAGACGGACGAGCGCTCCCTGGAGCGGCTCGCCCAGATCTTCCAACTGCTCGCCAGCCCCGCACGCCTGCGGATCGTCGAGGCGCTCCTGGAGCACGAGCTCTGCGTATGCGATCTCGCGGCCGTGGTCGGGGTGAGCGAGTCGGCGGTGAGCCACCACCTGCGTCAGATGCGGCAGCTGCACGTGGTGCGCTATCGCCGGGACGGGCGCATGGCCTACTACCGCCTTGCCGACGACCACATCATCGACCTCTTCCGGATCGGCCTCGAGCATGCCCGTGAATAG